One region of Flavobacterium sp. KACC 22763 genomic DNA includes:
- the ilvN gene encoding acetolactate synthase small subunit, translating to MEDKTFTISVYSENNVGLLNRISGIFLKRHINILSLNVSESEIENVSRFIIVVNTTEKWVQNIVGQIEKQIEVIKAFYHTDEETIFLENALFKIASSLLFDEKQIQNIIKESQSTIVTVSRDFFVISKSGRRSEIEELYQKFKPYGIMQFVRSGRISVSKQKMEISTLLESFK from the coding sequence ATGGAAGATAAAACATTTACCATATCGGTATATTCAGAAAATAATGTGGGTTTATTAAATAGAATATCTGGAATATTCTTAAAGCGTCACATTAATATATTAAGTCTAAATGTTTCAGAATCAGAAATAGAGAATGTTTCAAGATTTATCATTGTAGTAAATACAACTGAAAAATGGGTTCAGAATATTGTAGGCCAAATTGAAAAACAAATTGAAGTAATAAAAGCATTTTATCATACAGATGAAGAGACTATTTTCTTAGAAAATGCTTTGTTTAAAATAGCTTCAAGTTTGTTGTTTGACGAAAAACAAATTCAGAATATCATCAAAGAAAGCCAGTCTACAATTGTGACAGTTTCTCGTGATTTCTTTGTGATTTCAAAATCAGGAAGACGTTCTGAAATTGAAGAATTATACCAAAAGTTCAAACCATACGGAATTATGCAGTTTGTACGTTCGGGAAGAATATCGGTTTCTAAACAAAAAATGGAGATTTCTACATTATTAGAATCCTTTAAATAA
- the ilvC gene encoding ketol-acid reductoisomerase, with the protein MANYFNTLPLRLQLEQLGVCEFMEQSEFADGIAALAGKKVVIVGCGAQGLNQGLNMRDSGLDISYALRADAIAEKRASYKNATENGFKVGTYEELIPTADLVCNLTPDKQHTAVVTAIMPLMKQGSTLSYSHGFNIVEEGMQIRKDITVVMCAPKCPGSEVREEYKRGFGVPTLIAVHPENDPNGFGLDQAKAYAVATGGHRAGVLRSSFVAEVKSDLMGEQTILCGLLQTGSILCFDKMVEKGIDAAYASKLIQYGWETITEALKHGGITNMMDRLNNPSKIEAYELAEELKDIMRPLFQKHQDDIISGEFSRTMMIDWANDDVNLLKWRAATGETNFEKTAPQEAPISEQEYFDNGVLMIAMVKAGVELAFETMTEAGIIEESAYYESLHELPLIANTIARKKLFEMNRVISDTAEYGCYLFDHACKPLLTEFMKKVETNIIGKPFSTSNGVDNAVLIAVNREIRQHPIEEVGAWLRESMTAMKKIG; encoded by the coding sequence ATGGCAAATTATTTCAATACATTACCACTTAGATTACAATTAGAACAATTAGGAGTTTGCGAATTTATGGAGCAATCAGAATTTGCAGACGGAATTGCAGCATTGGCTGGAAAAAAAGTTGTAATTGTGGGTTGTGGAGCACAAGGTTTGAATCAAGGTTTAAACATGAGAGATTCTGGTTTAGACATTTCTTATGCATTGCGTGCAGATGCAATTGCAGAAAAAAGAGCTTCTTATAAAAATGCAACTGAAAATGGTTTCAAAGTAGGAACTTACGAAGAATTGATTCCAACTGCAGATTTAGTTTGTAACCTTACACCAGACAAACAACACACTGCTGTGGTAACTGCTATTATGCCATTAATGAAACAGGGATCTACTTTGTCTTACTCTCACGGATTCAACATTGTAGAAGAAGGAATGCAGATTCGTAAAGACATCACTGTTGTTATGTGTGCTCCTAAATGTCCAGGTTCTGAGGTACGTGAAGAGTACAAAAGAGGATTTGGAGTTCCAACTCTTATCGCTGTTCACCCAGAAAATGATCCAAACGGATTTGGTTTAGATCAGGCAAAAGCTTACGCTGTAGCAACTGGAGGACATAGAGCTGGAGTTCTAAGATCATCTTTCGTAGCTGAAGTAAAATCAGATTTAATGGGTGAGCAAACTATTCTTTGTGGTTTATTGCAAACAGGATCTATTTTATGTTTCGATAAAATGGTTGAAAAAGGAATCGATGCTGCATACGCTTCTAAATTAATCCAATACGGATGGGAAACTATCACTGAGGCTTTGAAACACGGTGGTATTACAAATATGATGGATCGTTTAAATAATCCTTCTAAAATTGAAGCTTACGAATTGGCTGAAGAATTGAAAGATATCATGCGTCCATTATTCCAAAAACACCAAGACGATATCATTTCTGGAGAATTCTCTAGAACTATGATGATTGACTGGGCTAATGATGATGTTAACTTATTGAAATGGAGAGCTGCGACAGGAGAAACTAACTTCGAAAAAACAGCTCCACAAGAAGCTCCAATCTCAGAGCAAGAATATTTTGACAATGGAGTATTAATGATTGCAATGGTAAAAGCTGGTGTTGAGTTAGCTTTCGAAACAATGACAGAAGCTGGAATCATTGAAGAATCTGCTTACTATGAGTCATTACACGAATTGCCATTAATTGCAAACACAATCGCAAGAAAGAAATTATTCGAAATGAACCGTGTAATTTCTGATACTGCAGAATACGGATGTTACTTATTTGATCATGCTTGTAAGCCATTATTGACTGAATTCATGAAAAAAGTAGAAACTAATATTATTGGTAAGCCATTTTCAACTTCAAACGGAGTAGATAATGCAGTACTTATCGCTGTAAACAGAGAAATTCGTCAACATCCTATCGAAGAAGTAGGAGCTTGGTTGAGAGAGTCTATGACAGCAATGAAAAAAATTGGATAA
- the acs gene encoding acetate--CoA ligase codes for MSYYKIENLEQYFKHYNKSIREPRKFWGKIAEENFTWYQQWEKVVDFNMAEAEVKWFTDAKVNITKNCIDRHLSKRGEKTAIIFEPNDPSEEALHISYNELYERVSKMANVLREQGVRKGDRVCIYLPMIPELAVSVLACARIGAIHSVIFAGFSASAVSARINDCECKMVITSDGGYRGNKTIDLKGIVDEALETCPSVTKVLVAKRTNTSVKMKDGRDIWLQPLLDAALDNSVAEIMDAEDPLFILYTSGSTGKPKGMVHTTAGYMVYTAYTFKNVFNYEDNDIFWCTADIGWITGHSYILYGPLLNGATTVIFEGVPSYPDFSRFWDIIEKHKITQFYTAPTAIRSLAKESLDYIQKYPLKSLKVIGSVGEPINEEAWHWFNDHVGDKRCPVVDTWWQTETGGIMISPIAFVTPTKPTYATLPLPGIQPVLMDEKRNEIEGNQVVGSLCIKFPWPGIARTIWGDHQRYKDTYFSAFPGKYFTGDGALRDEVGYYRITGRVDDVVIVSGHNLGTAPIEDAINEHPAVAESAIVGFPHDIKGNALYGYVILKETGEVRDRTNLSKEINQYISDHIGPIAKLDKIQFVSGLPKTRSGKIMRRILRKIAEGDNSNFGDTSTLLNPEIVDEIIKDRIS; via the coding sequence ATGAGCTATTACAAAATTGAAAATTTAGAACAATACTTTAAACATTACAATAAGTCAATAAGAGAGCCAAGAAAATTTTGGGGAAAAATAGCTGAGGAGAATTTTACATGGTACCAGCAATGGGAAAAAGTTGTTGATTTTAATATGGCTGAAGCAGAAGTAAAATGGTTTACAGATGCTAAGGTTAACATTACCAAAAACTGTATTGATAGACATTTAAGCAAAAGAGGAGAGAAGACGGCTATTATTTTTGAACCGAATGATCCTTCTGAAGAGGCTTTACATATATCGTATAATGAATTATACGAGCGAGTTTCAAAAATGGCAAACGTTCTTCGCGAGCAAGGTGTTCGCAAAGGAGACAGAGTTTGCATTTATTTGCCAATGATTCCAGAATTGGCTGTTTCTGTTTTAGCTTGTGCTAGAATTGGAGCAATTCACTCAGTTATTTTTGCTGGATTTTCTGCTTCTGCAGTTTCTGCAAGAATTAACGATTGCGAGTGTAAAATGGTAATTACATCAGACGGAGGTTATAGAGGAAACAAAACAATCGATCTTAAAGGAATTGTAGACGAAGCTCTAGAAACTTGCCCTTCTGTTACAAAAGTATTAGTTGCAAAAAGAACAAATACTAGTGTTAAAATGAAAGATGGTCGTGATATTTGGTTGCAGCCATTATTAGATGCAGCTCTAGACAATAGTGTTGCTGAAATTATGGATGCTGAAGATCCTTTGTTTATTTTATATACTTCAGGATCAACAGGAAAACCAAAAGGAATGGTTCATACGACTGCTGGTTACATGGTTTATACTGCGTATACTTTTAAAAATGTTTTCAATTACGAAGACAATGATATTTTCTGGTGTACAGCAGACATCGGATGGATTACAGGTCACTCTTATATATTGTACGGACCATTATTGAATGGAGCTACAACCGTAATTTTTGAAGGTGTTCCTTCTTACCCAGATTTTAGCCGTTTTTGGGATATTATCGAAAAACATAAAATTACACAATTCTATACTGCGCCAACAGCAATCCGTTCATTAGCAAAAGAAAGTTTAGATTATATTCAAAAATATCCTCTTAAATCACTTAAAGTTATTGGGTCTGTTGGAGAGCCAATCAACGAAGAAGCTTGGCACTGGTTTAATGACCACGTAGGAGATAAGAGATGTCCAGTTGTAGATACTTGGTGGCAGACAGAAACTGGAGGAATCATGATTTCGCCAATTGCTTTTGTAACACCAACAAAACCAACTTATGCTACGTTGCCATTGCCTGGAATTCAGCCAGTTCTGATGGATGAAAAACGTAATGAAATTGAAGGAAACCAAGTAGTTGGTAGTTTATGTATTAAATTTCCTTGGCCTGGAATTGCTAGAACTATCTGGGGAGACCATCAGCGTTATAAAGACACCTATTTTTCTGCTTTCCCAGGAAAATATTTTACAGGAGACGGAGCTTTAAGAGATGAAGTAGGTTACTACAGAATTACAGGTAGAGTAGATGACGTTGTAATTGTTTCTGGTCATAATTTAGGAACTGCACCTATTGAAGATGCTATCAACGAACACCCAGCTGTAGCAGAATCTGCTATTGTTGGATTCCCACATGACATTAAAGGAAACGCCTTATATGGTTATGTTATTTTGAAAGAAACGGGAGAAGTTAGAGATAGGACGAATTTGAGTAAAGAGATTAATCAGTATATTTCTGATCACATCGGGCCAATTGCAAAATTGGATAAAATTCAATTCGTTTCTGGTTTGCCAAAAACTCGTTCTGGAAAAATTATGCGTAGAATTTTACGTAAAATAGCAGAAGGAGATAATTCTAATTTTGGTGATACTTCAACATTATTAAATCCAGAAATTGTAGACGAAATTATTAAGGATAGAATTTCTTAA